The Spirosoma foliorum genome has a window encoding:
- a CDS encoding tetratricopeptide repeat protein: MGNRSLTHSSPTAPAQSPNPNLPYLYALNTSFPHMALPDKLADLFGQSNSPKLPAVKGLQQLSYKISWDPLDDGTAPPELKSQLAGLYEAVRNRSNRRQVEQLQNLVQQYPNVPILKNYLMLAYELTGQKSRARELLDQTVKQHPRYLMGLTNKTHQYLQQDDTEGVEALFGGPPTDISLFYPDRSEFHVSEVANFTHVAFAYDLAKNRPDAAETRLRLLTELGYHSKEQLRSLKQELDFARMRYNLDQLQEGLANAINIEGSFRAGDKQTNEPPIFQHPEIQWLYQYGYTIPADKIATLLALPRPSLTADLSKVLLDTIYRYEHFQEDDWDEKRHNFASHALLLATELQADECLEAVLETLRQGGDFRDFWWGDYTDDFYVPYFRRLLPQQAGVLQAFMQEPDVNTYSKSTISNAWEQAVQDYPEWKSLAQTWYADVFAYFLNHADDEDLLDADLIAFMISDVTTLHLTELMPLIRTAYARNLVTLNIQGDLADVEREMIKRSLPPNHRPLRSIREQYDYLRDPSAWHKAHPDPELEVWREARKENLLNNPNESKWDFLDDEDDDTPPNGALFPSQRSSYPMPRQVQPTPGRNDKVSVRYMDGKVVKDVKYKKVEADIQAGKCVLV, encoded by the coding sequence TTGGGCAATCGCTCCCTCACCCACTCCTCCCCAACCGCTCCTGCTCAATCCCCCAACCCCAATCTCCCGTATCTTTACGCCCTCAACACAAGCTTTCCGCACATGGCGTTACCCGATAAACTCGCCGACTTATTTGGCCAGAGCAACTCACCTAAACTCCCAGCCGTCAAGGGGTTACAACAACTTAGCTACAAAATCAGTTGGGACCCGCTCGACGATGGAACAGCACCGCCGGAGCTTAAGTCGCAACTGGCAGGTTTGTATGAGGCTGTGCGAAACCGATCCAACCGGCGGCAGGTAGAGCAGTTGCAGAATCTGGTTCAGCAGTATCCCAACGTACCTATATTGAAAAACTACCTGATGCTGGCTTATGAACTGACGGGGCAGAAAAGCCGCGCCCGCGAGTTGCTGGACCAGACCGTGAAGCAGCATCCGCGCTACCTGATGGGACTAACCAATAAAACCCATCAATATTTACAACAAGACGATACCGAGGGCGTAGAGGCACTATTCGGCGGTCCACCTACCGACATTTCGCTGTTTTATCCCGACCGGTCGGAGTTTCACGTATCGGAGGTAGCTAACTTTACGCACGTAGCGTTTGCCTACGATCTGGCGAAAAACAGGCCCGATGCGGCCGAAACCCGGTTGCGGCTGCTGACCGAGCTGGGCTATCATTCTAAAGAGCAATTGCGGTCGCTGAAGCAAGAGTTAGATTTTGCTCGGATGCGCTACAACCTCGATCAGTTGCAGGAAGGTTTAGCCAATGCCATCAACATCGAAGGTTCGTTTCGGGCGGGCGACAAACAGACTAACGAGCCGCCTATTTTCCAACACCCCGAAATTCAGTGGCTTTATCAGTACGGCTATACTATTCCGGCCGATAAAATTGCTACGCTGCTGGCCCTACCACGTCCGTCGCTCACGGCTGATTTGTCGAAGGTATTGCTCGATACCATCTATCGGTACGAGCATTTTCAGGAGGACGATTGGGATGAGAAACGGCACAACTTTGCCAGCCATGCCCTGCTGCTGGCTACCGAGTTGCAGGCCGACGAGTGTCTGGAGGCCGTGCTGGAAACGCTTCGGCAAGGTGGTGATTTTCGGGATTTCTGGTGGGGCGATTATACCGATGATTTTTATGTACCGTATTTCCGGCGATTGCTGCCTCAGCAGGCCGGTGTCCTCCAGGCGTTCATGCAGGAGCCAGATGTGAACACCTATTCAAAAAGCACCATCTCGAACGCCTGGGAACAGGCCGTGCAGGACTATCCCGAATGGAAATCCCTGGCACAGACCTGGTACGCCGATGTGTTTGCCTATTTTCTCAACCACGCCGACGATGAAGACCTGCTCGACGCCGACCTGATTGCGTTCATGATCAGCGACGTAACGACGTTACACCTCACCGAACTGATGCCACTGATTCGGACGGCCTATGCCCGCAATCTGGTTACGCTGAACATTCAGGGCGATCTGGCTGACGTAGAGCGCGAAATGATCAAACGGTCGCTGCCGCCCAACCACCGACCGCTACGCTCCATACGGGAGCAGTACGACTATCTGCGCGATCCGTCGGCCTGGCACAAAGCCCATCCTGACCCGGAACTGGAAGTCTGGCGCGAAGCCCGTAAAGAGAATTTGCTCAACAACCCGAACGAAAGCAAATGGGATTTTCTGGACGATGAGGACGATGATACACCCCCGAATGGCGCGCTGTTCCCCTCGCAACGGAGTAGCTATCCTATGCCGCGTCAGGTACAACCTACGCCCGGACGTAACGACAAAGTATCGGTTCGCTACATGGATGGGAAAGTCGTGAAGGACGTGAAATACAAGAAAGTCGAAGCTGATATTCAGGCTGGAAAATGTGTATTGGTGTGA
- a CDS encoding neutral/alkaline non-lysosomal ceramidase N-terminal domain-containing protein has translation MKKLLNCTISLLLTGLINTVNLLMAQSTPPASLSVGAAKVDITPALNDLKKPYFGINDNIYSRAVVINNGNTTVALVSVDIGGINDEMADRILAKVTALSGIPTRNILITATHTHSVPFGISGEAFESKIASAVKQAKDKLQPARVGYGEGVSYINVNRNIIDPDTRRWWEGPNYDGPSDKTVAVVTFESLAGKPIAIYYNYAMHGVISGMFDQVSGDVPGAASRYLENNFDDEAVALWSTGACGDQNPIYYQQTYDLREIRVKEYAKRGIDISNKMPPGGEGLDRKDPKVIKLMEQQKQMLLSMGQLLGEEVLHVMRGTKRKVSNPVLQADQRIITCPGRKRLDEGRAGYAGTYEDADSIPIRLGLIRLGDIAFTAVNGEVFNPISTRLKKESPFANTLMTTLTNGYARSGYIPHDAAFGTYTFEVVSSRLKPGFAETAIVNGLLDMMYASLQLKP, from the coding sequence ATGAAAAAGCTGCTAAACTGTACGATAAGCCTGTTACTGACCGGGCTAATCAACACCGTAAACCTATTAATGGCGCAGTCAACTCCACCGGCTTCCCTTTCCGTTGGTGCGGCCAAAGTAGATATAACCCCTGCCCTGAACGACCTGAAAAAACCGTATTTCGGTATCAACGACAACATCTACTCCCGAGCTGTCGTCATCAACAATGGCAATACGACCGTAGCCCTCGTTTCGGTGGATATTGGCGGAATCAACGACGAAATGGCCGACCGTATCCTCGCTAAAGTTACGGCTTTATCGGGCATTCCTACCCGAAACATCCTGATAACGGCCACGCATACGCATAGTGTGCCGTTCGGGATTAGTGGAGAGGCCTTTGAGTCGAAAATTGCCAGCGCCGTAAAACAGGCGAAAGACAAGCTACAGCCCGCCCGTGTCGGTTATGGCGAAGGGGTATCCTATATCAACGTTAACCGCAACATCATCGACCCCGACACCCGCCGGTGGTGGGAAGGCCCGAATTACGATGGCCCATCCGACAAAACCGTGGCTGTGGTCACCTTCGAATCGCTGGCCGGTAAACCCATTGCCATCTATTACAACTATGCCATGCACGGCGTTATTTCCGGTATGTTCGATCAGGTGAGCGGGGATGTGCCGGGAGCGGCTTCGCGCTATCTGGAAAACAACTTCGACGACGAAGCCGTGGCCCTCTGGTCGACTGGTGCCTGTGGTGATCAGAACCCAATCTATTATCAGCAGACCTACGATTTGCGCGAAATTCGCGTTAAAGAGTACGCCAAACGAGGCATCGACATCAGTAATAAAATGCCTCCCGGTGGCGAAGGACTGGATCGGAAAGACCCGAAGGTGATCAAGCTGATGGAGCAGCAAAAGCAGATGCTGCTGTCGATGGGGCAACTGCTGGGCGAGGAGGTACTCCACGTGATGCGGGGCACCAAACGGAAGGTAAGCAATCCTGTTCTTCAGGCCGATCAACGCATAATTACCTGTCCCGGCCGCAAACGGCTGGATGAGGGTCGGGCGGGCTACGCCGGTACGTATGAAGATGCCGATTCGATTCCTATCCGGCTGGGGTTGATCCGTCTGGGCGACATTGCCTTTACGGCGGTCAATGGCGAAGTGTTCAACCCCATTTCCACCCGTTTGAAAAAAGAATCGCCGTTTGCCAACACCCTGATGACTACGCTAACCAACGGCTATGCCCGCTCGGGTTATATTCCCCACGATGCCGCTTTTGGCACCTACACCTTCGAAGTGGTTTCGTCGCGACTCAAACCGGGTTTTGCCGAAACTGCAATTGTCAATGGCCTGCTCGATATGATGTACGCCAGCCTTCAGCTAAAGCCGTAA
- a CDS encoding DUF3037 domain-containing protein: MNSVFYYSVLQYRYAQSLGEVLNVGVLLLFPEQRQAVFLHPERLGRIRKLYPKFAEKVIRSYFKGIAARTKQLTKQPEIFADYEAHPRQLIDNEILTRDSSALQFGEVKASVLYTEDLSAIGEQFYRLYLSFYDEDEYRPRHDGTYLLKEYKQLLRQRLDGLLSREAFERPITVKPEGTSFAYQFPFAWQNGSFNLVKPVSFDLKLEQSINEKATLNVGQFTVLNDYAERRNARFDVLVARPKDRKLYKPYEQAVQLLANQPHVHIVEEDSLDDYSQKTADALR; this comes from the coding sequence GTGAACTCAGTCTTCTACTATAGCGTCCTGCAATACCGGTACGCCCAATCGCTGGGTGAGGTGCTGAACGTTGGCGTGTTGTTACTGTTCCCGGAGCAACGCCAGGCTGTTTTTCTCCACCCCGAGCGGTTAGGGCGCATTCGAAAACTATACCCTAAGTTTGCCGAAAAGGTAATACGTTCCTACTTCAAGGGCATTGCCGCTCGAACAAAGCAATTAACGAAACAGCCTGAAATCTTCGCTGATTACGAAGCGCACCCACGGCAACTGATTGACAACGAAATTCTGACTCGCGACAGTAGTGCCTTGCAGTTTGGTGAAGTAAAAGCATCGGTTTTATACACAGAGGATTTATCGGCAATCGGTGAACAGTTCTATAGACTGTACCTCTCGTTCTACGATGAAGACGAGTATCGGCCACGCCATGACGGAACCTATCTGCTGAAAGAATACAAACAACTTCTTCGCCAGCGTCTTGATGGTCTGCTGTCTCGTGAAGCTTTCGAACGTCCGATTACGGTTAAGCCAGAAGGAACAAGCTTTGCCTATCAGTTCCCCTTTGCCTGGCAAAATGGGAGTTTTAACTTAGTGAAGCCCGTTAGTTTTGATCTGAAATTAGAGCAGTCCATCAACGAAAAAGCAACGCTTAACGTAGGCCAGTTCACTGTGCTTAATGACTACGCAGAACGGCGTAATGCCCGCTTCGATGTACTCGTCGCCCGGCCGAAAGATCGAAAATTGTACAAACCCTATGAGCAGGCCGTTCAGCTATTAGCGAATCAGCCTCATGTGCATATTGTTGAGGAAGACAGTTTAGACGACTACTCACAAAAGACAGCCGATGCCCTCAGATAG
- a CDS encoding S8 family peptidase, which yields MYPHLIYTNPPQVDKFSQPNRVPGEKPKDTDQPNYAPMQQDFSASLAKFNLDRARRAEGRTLPVPAHIDYIRIRFFSVFDNAKFESRYRSNFGLVPVLSDEFNQRILFAIANDDRFQNFLNEILNFINADQHEKDQRQYNSDLLFIKGFELLTSPDILPSIDIPSDVILNLVDSHLDITSIRESINGALASYLESNEIRYEFVDGNSTIQLWDVTSAELTEVVNNFDVITSVRPNAFGVISPDRYGIASRSFGFQPVLPDNEIPIIGIIDTGISDQTPLAELIMNPRENDPYDLTRTNARIDNWDNTWGHGTGVAGIAAFGHKLHSRVSGQVQADARLLSIKALSPRNPRVSDNAISEAIRRANKELDVRIFVLTISENIKDDNEPISALAYELDLLAYELNILICIASGNMRRNMIDALGQMLPYPKHFSDAENNIHSPAESMNNLTVGAIADNLEANLFVAGIANDKTAPAIYSSKFHINLDSATLTQNQANKQLVKPDILYYGGDHEITGDKSRTGISVLTPKIGQYFVRETGTSYAAPFVANLAARILGEYPRLSMQTVKAIIVNSATVPKLDETFTPVSKSVLNNVLGKGIPSEPICLKSTDHEATIILEDGILPGQIQTYSLKLPDYLLISKKATGLLEFQLTLCFKFKPIQHSQSTYCPIHIGFGVFRNAELSQIASGKLDDQYDKETNERTSKGHRLRTGWSQDPYYRGKLLCNTQKTSFIVGKKELIDEQNTFVIVLSSQFSKLLTETQKAEYAQENEFTIAIRVHERPAKGEYIDSLYEGIRLVNNLSTLIELDADLEAEATAE from the coding sequence ATGTATCCACATCTAATTTATACAAACCCTCCTCAAGTTGATAAATTCAGTCAGCCCAACCGTGTTCCTGGTGAAAAGCCAAAAGATACTGATCAACCGAACTATGCCCCAATGCAACAGGACTTTAGTGCGTCTTTGGCGAAGTTTAACCTTGATCGTGCCCGCCGGGCAGAAGGCCGTACATTACCCGTACCTGCTCATATAGATTACATTCGGATTCGGTTCTTTAGCGTTTTCGATAATGCTAAATTTGAATCACGCTACCGATCAAATTTTGGATTGGTTCCAGTCCTATCTGATGAATTCAATCAGCGAATATTATTTGCCATTGCAAACGACGATCGCTTCCAGAATTTCCTAAATGAAATTTTGAACTTTATCAATGCAGATCAGCATGAGAAAGACCAACGGCAATATAACAGCGACTTGTTATTTATTAAGGGATTTGAGCTATTAACTTCTCCTGATATTCTTCCCTCAATTGACATACCTTCTGATGTTATACTGAATCTGGTTGATAGCCACCTAGATATTACTTCGATTCGGGAGTCAATTAATGGTGCTTTAGCCAGTTATCTGGAATCAAATGAGATTCGTTATGAGTTTGTAGATGGCAATAGTACCATTCAACTGTGGGATGTGACATCCGCTGAGTTAACAGAAGTAGTAAACAATTTTGATGTTATCACGTCTGTTCGGCCTAATGCGTTTGGAGTTATTTCACCAGATCGTTATGGTATCGCATCGCGCAGTTTTGGATTTCAACCCGTCTTGCCAGATAATGAGATTCCCATAATTGGCATCATAGACACAGGGATCAGTGATCAAACGCCTTTGGCTGAATTGATTATGAATCCAAGAGAAAATGATCCGTATGATTTGACTCGAACAAACGCCCGAATCGATAATTGGGATAATACGTGGGGGCACGGAACCGGTGTTGCAGGTATAGCTGCTTTTGGCCATAAATTGCATTCACGAGTCAGTGGACAAGTACAAGCAGATGCTCGTTTACTATCAATAAAAGCTTTAAGCCCTCGTAATCCCCGTGTTTCGGATAATGCCATTAGTGAGGCTATTCGTAGGGCAAATAAGGAGTTAGATGTACGGATTTTTGTACTGACAATATCCGAAAATATCAAGGACGATAATGAGCCTATTTCAGCCCTAGCGTATGAATTAGATTTGCTTGCCTACGAATTGAACATTTTAATATGCATTGCTTCGGGCAACATGCGCAGAAATATGATCGATGCCTTAGGGCAAATGTTGCCTTATCCCAAGCATTTCTCAGATGCAGAAAATAATATTCATAGTCCAGCTGAGAGTATGAACAATCTAACTGTAGGGGCAATAGCAGATAATTTGGAGGCTAACCTATTTGTCGCAGGAATTGCTAATGACAAAACGGCTCCTGCCATCTACTCTTCTAAGTTTCATATTAATCTTGACTCTGCTACATTGACCCAAAATCAAGCTAACAAACAGTTGGTCAAACCTGATATACTATATTACGGGGGAGATCATGAGATTACGGGCGATAAAAGTAGAACAGGCATTAGTGTGCTGACACCTAAAATAGGTCAATACTTCGTTAGAGAAACTGGAACTAGCTATGCTGCGCCATTCGTAGCTAATTTGGCTGCGCGAATTTTGGGAGAGTATCCGCGCCTGTCTATGCAGACGGTCAAGGCTATAATAGTCAATTCAGCAACTGTACCAAAGCTGGATGAAACCTTTACTCCTGTTTCAAAATCTGTTTTGAATAACGTTTTAGGGAAAGGTATTCCATCTGAACCGATTTGCCTTAAATCCACCGATCATGAAGCAACAATTATTCTGGAAGATGGTATTCTGCCGGGCCAGATTCAAACATATTCCTTGAAATTACCCGACTATTTATTGATTTCAAAAAAAGCGACGGGCTTACTTGAGTTTCAACTAACTCTATGCTTCAAATTTAAGCCTATTCAGCACAGTCAGAGCACATACTGTCCCATTCATATTGGATTTGGCGTTTTTAGAAATGCCGAATTGAGTCAGATTGCTTCAGGGAAACTTGATGATCAATATGACAAAGAAACTAACGAGAGAACCAGCAAAGGCCATCGGCTAAGGACCGGTTGGTCGCAAGACCCTTATTATCGTGGTAAATTGCTCTGCAACACACAGAAAACCTCGTTCATAGTTGGTAAAAAAGAGTTGATTGATGAGCAAAATACATTCGTTATAGTACTATCATCCCAGTTTAGTAAATTACTGACTGAAACGCAGAAAGCAGAATACGCACAAGAAAACGAATTTACAATAGCCATTCGGGTACATGAGCGACCAGCCAAGGGAGAATATATTGATTCGCTTTATGAAGGAATCCGATTGGTCAATAATCTGAGTACATTGATTGAGCTGGATGCAGACTTGGAAGCAGAGGCTACCGCTGAATAA
- a CDS encoding AAA family ATPase encodes MQQIDYIKEIAKYGLENDQEKLLFTLNELIEHSKQTKKVNFALQLQSILKDAIRQQQTNGIVKIGSPKHILREEDREVSDFILEKLTSDYRFPNLVCSEAVHAELAYFIEEHRSIELLRQYDLPVSNKVLFYGPSGCGKTLAAYVLAGELEKMMIVINLGAIVSSKLGETSKNLAKIFRRAATEDCIVFMDEFDTLGKIRDYSQDHGEMKRVVNTILQLFDYLPQSSIVIAATNQKDMIDDALLRRFDLSVKLELPDEAHINELINKTLASSTFTFDNETKAQKVIKDSLGLSYYTIQKTLLTAIKRSLFSKYDGQHKSQKIQTAVWADLINQERRTLLEAS; translated from the coding sequence ATGCAACAGATAGATTACATTAAGGAAATAGCGAAGTATGGCTTGGAGAACGACCAAGAGAAGCTTCTTTTTACCCTTAATGAGCTGATTGAGCACTCGAAGCAAACGAAGAAAGTCAACTTTGCCCTCCAGCTTCAGTCAATTTTAAAGGACGCTATTCGTCAACAGCAAACGAATGGAATCGTTAAAATAGGGTCTCCTAAACACATATTAAGGGAAGAAGATCGTGAAGTAAGCGATTTTATACTTGAAAAGCTCACGTCCGATTATCGGTTCCCTAACTTGGTCTGCTCAGAAGCCGTCCATGCAGAGTTAGCCTATTTTATTGAGGAACATCGCTCTATCGAACTGCTCCGTCAATACGATCTACCTGTATCAAATAAGGTATTATTCTACGGCCCATCGGGCTGTGGTAAGACTTTGGCGGCCTATGTATTGGCCGGAGAGCTGGAGAAAATGATGATTGTCATCAACTTGGGAGCTATTGTCTCTTCTAAGTTGGGCGAAACCAGCAAAAATTTAGCTAAAATATTTCGGCGAGCCGCTACCGAAGATTGTATCGTATTTATGGATGAGTTCGATACACTGGGTAAAATCAGAGATTATAGTCAGGATCACGGGGAGATGAAGCGAGTTGTTAATACAATCCTGCAACTCTTTGATTATCTGCCTCAAAGCAGTATTGTTATTGCTGCAACTAATCAGAAAGATATGATTGATGACGCATTATTGCGTCGTTTTGACCTGTCTGTGAAATTAGAATTACCTGACGAAGCCCATATTAACGAACTCATTAATAAAACACTTGCTAGTTCGACTTTTACCTTTGACAATGAAACGAAAGCACAGAAGGTAATCAAAGATTCTTTAGGATTATCTTATTATACTATTCAAAAAACGCTATTGACTGCTATAAAGCGAAGTTTATTTTCAAAATATGATGGGCAACACAAATCCCAGAAAATACAGACAGCCGTCTGGGCTGATCTTATAAACCAAGAACGTAGGACTTTATTGGAAGCCTCTTAA
- a CDS encoding SWIM zinc finger family protein: MLSRAQLQQLANATSFSRGEDYFYNNAVRRIKRAGNTFTGKVEGSELYEVSLTLSHLNSEFDCSCPYYYEGICKHCVAFGLAVIDQFGPVVQLVDSPTIPDQPLVSLEEVWHQTSTDQKINFLRQLLEKQPELQVQFAQFIGTEQPALKPVFFTKADNEETTSIDTISTEVFEALSELRFDDEGLEMDEDDYYSEESPDPDPLIESILSEYAERVAKALREGRLTDTMTIYLGVYEGALAAYEPDDDNYGIIDDYPSQTWAVWQNLLAETYAQMAGRVLHPDQISQALNQLGERVRYFDELENNPDEIYYDIKAFEPLLLALVTDTPSARIVQQAITQYGWQSLGTEYVQLRIADVLHDQDLWLKTAETFADHDKAIGLQLLQRRQQSGNLPILLQTLHRLTKHFPGTFDAFILEHLTTTSLAPGPDLSLYLNALENRCRSIGHFDDYLTLREFWTDTQRRQFADSFLSAYASHPLFLAQVLHAENRTNDLFDWLKSLNWLYIRQLPDVLKLVAQSHPSECMDLVMDRTKTSLESGQRGRDLYQRIASWLAALATFQSLKPQVAIFAQHLYNTYSRLSALREELRMNRLARPK, encoded by the coding sequence ATGCTTAGCCGAGCCCAACTTCAGCAACTTGCCAATGCCACCAGCTTTAGCCGGGGTGAAGACTATTTCTACAACAACGCCGTTCGACGTATCAAGCGCGCGGGTAATACCTTCACTGGGAAAGTTGAAGGCTCGGAGTTATATGAGGTTTCTCTAACGCTGAGTCATCTTAATTCGGAGTTCGACTGTAGCTGTCCATACTATTACGAGGGCATCTGCAAACATTGCGTAGCATTCGGCCTGGCAGTTATCGATCAGTTTGGGCCTGTTGTTCAGCTAGTCGATAGCCCTACAATTCCTGATCAACCGTTGGTAAGTCTGGAGGAAGTCTGGCACCAAACCAGCACCGACCAGAAAATAAATTTCCTGCGGCAACTCTTAGAAAAACAACCTGAGCTTCAGGTACAATTCGCTCAGTTTATAGGAACGGAACAGCCAGCCCTCAAACCTGTTTTCTTTACCAAGGCCGATAATGAGGAAACTACAAGTATCGACACCATCAGTACAGAGGTCTTTGAAGCACTTTCTGAACTGCGGTTCGATGATGAAGGGCTGGAAATGGACGAGGATGACTATTACTCCGAAGAATCGCCTGACCCCGACCCACTCATTGAATCGATTCTTTCCGAGTACGCCGAACGCGTTGCGAAAGCCCTGCGCGAAGGGCGGCTGACCGACACCATGACCATTTACCTGGGTGTTTACGAAGGCGCCCTGGCCGCATATGAACCTGACGACGATAACTATGGAATTATCGACGATTACCCCAGTCAAACATGGGCTGTCTGGCAAAACCTATTAGCCGAGACCTATGCCCAGATGGCCGGGCGGGTTTTACATCCTGATCAAATCAGTCAGGCGCTCAATCAGTTGGGCGAGCGCGTTCGATACTTCGATGAATTAGAAAACAATCCTGACGAAATCTACTACGACATAAAAGCGTTTGAACCGTTGCTGCTAGCGTTGGTCACCGACACGCCTTCTGCCAGAATCGTTCAACAGGCTATTACCCAATATGGCTGGCAATCATTAGGCACAGAATATGTCCAGTTACGAATCGCCGATGTCCTTCACGATCAGGACTTATGGTTGAAAACCGCCGAGACCTTTGCGGATCACGACAAGGCTATTGGTTTGCAACTACTCCAGCGTCGACAGCAGTCGGGGAATTTACCGATATTGCTTCAAACCCTTCACCGGCTCACGAAACACTTTCCAGGCACTTTCGATGCATTTATTCTCGAACACCTCACGACAACATCGCTCGCGCCCGGCCCTGACCTGAGCCTTTATTTGAACGCCCTTGAAAATCGCTGTCGAAGCATTGGTCATTTCGATGATTATCTGACGTTACGTGAATTCTGGACAGACACGCAACGTCGTCAATTTGCCGACAGCTTTCTTAGCGCCTATGCCTCCCACCCCCTGTTCCTGGCGCAGGTACTCCATGCCGAGAACCGTACTAACGACCTGTTTGACTGGCTAAAATCGCTAAACTGGCTCTATATACGTCAACTGCCCGATGTACTGAAACTGGTAGCCCAATCGCACCCCAGCGAGTGCATGGATTTAGTGATGGATCGAACGAAAACATCCCTCGAAAGCGGACAGCGGGGCCGCGACTTGTACCAGCGTATAGCAAGCTGGCTAGCCGCGTTGGCTACGTTTCAATCGCTCAAACCACAGGTAGCTATTTTCGCCCAGCACCTGTACAACACCTATAGTCGTCTGAGTGCCTTGCGGGAAGAATTGAGAATGAACCGTTTAGCGCGACCAAAATAG
- a CDS encoding pPIWI_RE_Z domain-containing protein — protein sequence MNTLLTTAPVARPALASLLRWQEPLASRIRFRHALPGMVANRLLNVELGLYLLAELVPMAPPQALPDLLNGQGYIYRQRPIWSPRQHRALNQARILLAPYLDRSAWFKALDKYANLSPELRAFTLNGNLRTDISSYLLRERVGLFSRALA from the coding sequence ATGAACACGCTCCTCACCACCGCCCCTGTTGCTCGCCCGGCTCTTGCTAGCTTGTTACGCTGGCAGGAACCGCTGGCTAGTCGAATTCGGTTTCGGCACGCACTGCCGGGCATGGTGGCGAATCGCTTGCTTAACGTTGAATTAGGGTTGTATCTGCTGGCCGAGTTGGTTCCAATGGCACCGCCACAAGCGCTGCCCGACCTGCTGAACGGTCAGGGATACATTTACCGGCAGCGGCCTATTTGGTCGCCCCGGCAACACCGTGCGCTAAACCAGGCTCGTATTCTGTTAGCGCCTTACCTGGATCGGAGCGCCTGGTTCAAGGCACTGGACAAATACGCCAACCTGTCGCCGGAATTGCGGGCCTTTACCCTCAACGGTAACCTCCGCACCGACATCAGCAGCTATTTGCTCCGTGAGCGGGTGGGTCTGTTCTCTCGGGCGCTGGCCTAA